The genomic segment GCGCGGAGCGCCTGGGCTTCGACATCGGGCCCTTCACGCTGCTCGACGAGCCGGGCGACGACACGGCGCTCAGCGCCCGCGCCGTCGCCGAGGTGCGCGCGGGGCGCGCCGCCCTGCTGATGAAGGGAAGCGTCGCCACCGAGGCCCTGCTCAAGGCCGTGCTCGAGAAGGAGGGCGGCCTGCGCGTGGGGCGGGTACTGAGCCACGTCGCCGTGGTCGAGCTGCCCAGCTACCCGCGCCTGATGCTGCACACCGACGGCGGGATCAACATCCACCAGGACCTGCGGACGCGCAAGGACATCCTCACCAACGCGGTCGAGCTGGCGCGCTGCCTGGAGAACGACCACCCGCACGTCGCCTGCATGGCCCTGGTGGAGAAGGAGAACCCGAAGCTGCCCGAAACGCTCGACATGAGTGAGCTGATGCGCTGGGCGGGCGGCGGGCCGCTGGGCAACCTGATCATCGAGGGGCCGCTGGCGATCGACGTCGCGCTCAGCCGCGAGGCCGCCGAACTGAAGGGGATTCCGAGCCGCGTCGC from the bacterium genome contains:
- a CDS encoding phosphate butyryltransferase, producing the protein MIRDFDRLLAKVAGAPSKRVAVAGAAAEPVLEALAAATASELVEPLLIGDAAAIRRRAERLGFDIGPFTLLDEPGDDTALSARAVAEVRAGRAALLMKGSVATEALLKAVLEKEGGLRVGRVLSHVAVVELPSYPRLMLHTDGGINIHQDLRTRKDILTNAVELARCLENDHPHVACMALVEKENPKLPETLDMSELMRWAGGGPLGNLIIEGPLAIDVALSREAAELKGIPSRVAGRADIFLGPNISAVNFVVKSLILLAGARVAGLVLGAAAPIVLLSRSDSAEIKLLSLALGSLHDEQEIASRRHRPFFG